A single Methanolobus sp. ZRKC5 DNA region contains:
- a CDS encoding thioredoxin family protein encodes MVKVTLVHSEWCHFCPTAKKMWRDLKEQCDFEYEEVELDTPEGKELAKKFNIRSIPTTIIDDKVAFVGVPDKEKTSNVCDDS; translated from the coding sequence ATGGTAAAGGTTACTTTAGTTCATTCTGAATGGTGTCATTTTTGTCCGACTGCAAAGAAAATGTGGCGTGACTTGAAAGAACAGTGTGATTTTGAGTACGAGGAAGTAGAATTGGACACTCCTGAAGGAAAGGAGCTTGCAAAAAAGTTCAATATCCGTTCAATACCTACAACGATCATTGATGACAAGGTTGCCTTTGTGGGAGTTCCTGACAAAGAAAAGACCAGCAATGTTTGTGATGATAGTTGA
- a CDS encoding DUF460 domain-containing protein has product MQNGVIYGIDIAKGSSRAQEVPRYAVAVLRDGEINHYTMVRLHRILRMLNKDRPDYIAVDNIFELAANKRELIRFLEKLPGNTKLVQVTGGIHQKSLLRLAKEHGLSFNQLDPNQEAEACAILASLGVGAEVSLFEDITRIKVSRARSLGRGGWSQNRYRRKVHGAVREKSREVESTLRKFSRETGFTYSEHITEGFGGYVRAEFTVNARRELVPVKPSANADAQVTVKNVERDKIQYIPIKKTGRKYTIVGIDPGTTVGIAIISLDGELLLSDSTRGISHDEVVRLVAEYGKPILVATDVYPVPSAVEKIRRSFNAVIWTPGGEIRAEEKIAIARQFGYSNDHERDSLTAALSAYKAYKNVFSKVGKRAPKYLDIDSIKFHVINGESIDEAIEKVASESRIKIRMKPEAETQKEEPADVDEQIKKLREELRHRNSQIKQLKDYVSELKYEAGQKERFVEQLEMRIKKVKTSIYRQVRREKEIHIRDNEIERLNKELGKMKKSLRNQRKQNKRLKQIRKKEVRGEGLPVKVISSFTREAIQHTIELYGIRENDVIYLRDPSGGGPVTASLLVEAKIKAVIIREDMPHGALEYFYEGNVPVLKDVQIHLIGDLASVEPGILEGAIEEWQKGADERRKEKEHKQVQSILEEYKSERRRGLA; this is encoded by the coding sequence ATGCAAAACGGTGTCATATACGGCATTGACATAGCAAAGGGCTCTTCCAGGGCACAGGAGGTTCCCAGATATGCCGTTGCCGTTCTTCGGGATGGCGAGATAAACCATTACACAATGGTCCGGTTACACAGGATACTCCGTATGCTGAACAAGGACCGGCCTGATTATATTGCAGTTGATAATATTTTTGAGCTCGCAGCAAATAAACGGGAGCTAATACGTTTTCTTGAAAAACTCCCAGGTAATACAAAACTGGTGCAGGTCACCGGAGGTATTCATCAGAAATCTCTGCTTCGTCTGGCAAAGGAGCATGGTCTCTCTTTCAACCAATTGGATCCTAATCAGGAAGCTGAAGCCTGTGCAATTCTTGCAAGTCTTGGAGTAGGTGCTGAGGTCTCTCTTTTTGAAGATATCACCCGCATAAAAGTAAGTCGTGCCCGTTCACTTGGCAGAGGTGGCTGGAGCCAGAACCGCTATCGAAGAAAAGTCCATGGGGCTGTCAGGGAAAAGAGCAGGGAGGTCGAGAGCACCCTGCGTAAGTTCTCCAGAGAAACGGGTTTTACTTATTCCGAACATATTACTGAGGGCTTTGGTGGATATGTCCGGGCTGAATTTACTGTAAATGCAAGACGTGAGCTTGTGCCGGTCAAACCCTCTGCTAATGCTGATGCCCAGGTTACTGTCAAAAATGTTGAAAGGGACAAGATACAGTATATACCTATCAAAAAAACAGGACGCAAATACACGATTGTCGGAATAGACCCCGGCACAACCGTAGGAATTGCTATTATTTCTCTTGACGGAGAATTGCTTCTTTCTGATAGCACACGCGGTATCTCACATGATGAGGTTGTTAGGTTGGTAGCTGAATATGGTAAACCAATACTTGTAGCCACGGATGTCTATCCTGTTCCATCAGCAGTTGAAAAGATACGCCGCAGTTTCAATGCAGTTATCTGGACTCCGGGTGGTGAGATACGGGCAGAGGAAAAGATAGCAATTGCCAGACAATTCGGATATTCCAATGACCATGAGCGTGATTCACTCACTGCAGCATTATCCGCGTACAAAGCGTACAAAAATGTATTTTCGAAGGTTGGGAAGAGAGCTCCTAAATATCTTGATATCGACAGTATAAAGTTCCATGTGATAAACGGTGAGTCCATAGATGAGGCCATCGAAAAGGTTGCATCCGAGTCAAGGATAAAGATCAGAATGAAGCCGGAGGCAGAAACGCAAAAAGAAGAACCTGCCGATGTGGATGAACAAATAAAGAAACTGCGTGAGGAGCTCAGGCATAGGAATTCCCAGATAAAGCAGCTCAAAGATTATGTTTCTGAACTCAAATACGAGGCTGGACAAAAGGAAAGATTTGTTGAGCAACTGGAAATGCGCATCAAAAAGGTCAAAACGTCAATTTACCGACAGGTGAGGCGGGAAAAAGAGATTCATATAAGGGACAATGAAATAGAGCGTCTCAACAAAGAGCTTGGCAAAATGAAAAAATCCCTGCGTAACCAGCGCAAACAAAACAAACGCCTCAAGCAGATACGCAAAAAAGAAGTAAGGGGAGAGGGACTTCCGGTAAAGGTCATCTCATCGTTCACGCGGGAAGCGATACAGCACACTATTGAGCTTTACGGCATCAGGGAAAATGATGTAATTTACCTGAGAGATCCAAGTGGTGGAGGTCCTGTAACGGCTTCATTGCTGGTTGAAGCAAAGATCAAGGCAGTTATCATACGTGAAGACATGCCACACGGGGCACTTGAATATTTTTATGAAGGCAATGTTCCTGTGTTAAAAGATGTACAGATTCATCTCATTGGTGACCTCGCTTCTGTAGAACCCGGAATCCTTGAGGGTGCGATAGAAGAATGGCAAAAAGGAGCCGATGAGCGGCGCAAGGAAAAAGAACATAAACAAGTCCAGTCCATTCTGGAAGAGTATAAGAGTGAACGCAGGAGAGGGCTTGCATAG
- a CDS encoding TetR/AcrR family transcriptional regulator, with protein sequence MKEKIEDKKTALLQAALRLFTERGFQGTSTALISKEAGVATGTLFNYFPTKEDLINGLYFDVKGKLSRSMGEELQTQSTFHDKFKKIWYNMIEWGINNQDDFLFVGQFCSSPYITNYTREVVMKEYVFLHDLVKEGIANGDIRDYSAELVIAMFYQSSRTVVNFILDSEVQDKEKVIENGFQIVWDGLAKK encoded by the coding sequence ATGAAAGAAAAGATTGAAGACAAAAAAACAGCACTTCTGCAAGCGGCCCTGAGACTCTTTACTGAAAGAGGTTTCCAAGGTACATCCACTGCCCTGATTTCAAAAGAAGCAGGCGTAGCCACTGGCACGTTATTCAATTACTTCCCTACTAAAGAGGATCTCATCAATGGTTTGTATTTTGATGTGAAGGGTAAATTAAGCCGCAGTATGGGGGAAGAACTCCAGACACAGAGTACCTTTCATGATAAATTCAAGAAGATCTGGTATAATATGATCGAATGGGGAATCAACAATCAGGATGATTTTCTTTTTGTAGGCCAGTTCTGTTCATCTCCTTACATAACAAACTACACGCGTGAAGTAGTCATGAAAGAATATGTCTTCCTTCACGATCTTGTGAAAGAAGGAATAGCAAATGGTGATATCAGGGATTATTCTGCAGAACTGGTCATTGCAATGTTCTATCAGTCCAGCAGGACGGTAGTGAACTTTATCCTTGATTCTGAAGTTCAAGACAAAGAGAAGGTTATAGAAAATGGATTCCAAATCGTCTGGGATGGGCTGGCCAAAAAATAA
- the larC gene encoding nickel pincer cofactor biosynthesis protein LarC, with product MRSLIFDPFSGAAGDMILGSLISLGADRANICEIIESAVDVSVSVDRANKKGIDAVNVHINVPHEEHSRHYHELVDIIKAAGLSPPVEKSALDVFAIMAEAESKVHGESMEELHFHEVGQNDALADVIGSCAAIYEIGADSIFCTPVNVGGGRVKAAHGSMAVPAPATLEILRAGNLLSYGSGNRELLTPTGAALLSYFAKPIDNLPKGKVLSVGYGAGDADTEDPNVLRSMLVEVADVLTKDQIEVLETNVDDVTGEVLGNLFDKLLAAGARDVAITPTIMKKGRSGHIIKVITKSQNSERVAREIMKETGTLGIRVIPTVHRFVADRRMDKVSIQLKSEDFTVAVKIAQDKTGEILHISAEYEDCRKVADKIGLPLKEVIRRVEEEAWGKFE from the coding sequence ATGAGGTCCCTTATATTCGATCCTTTCTCAGGCGCTGCCGGAGATATGATACTTGGAAGTCTTATCAGTCTTGGTGCTGACAGGGCAAATATTTGCGAGATAATTGAATCTGCTGTTGATGTATCAGTCTCCGTGGACCGGGCCAATAAGAAGGGTATAGATGCAGTTAATGTGCACATAAATGTGCCACATGAGGAGCACTCCCGGCATTATCATGAGCTAGTGGATATCATCAAGGCTGCCGGACTTTCCCCACCGGTTGAAAAGAGCGCACTTGATGTATTTGCCATCATGGCCGAGGCAGAGTCAAAAGTACACGGCGAGTCTATGGAAGAACTCCATTTCCATGAAGTGGGGCAGAATGATGCTCTTGCCGACGTGATAGGTTCATGTGCTGCTATCTATGAGATTGGTGCAGACTCCATATTTTGTACCCCTGTCAATGTAGGTGGTGGAAGGGTCAAAGCTGCACATGGTTCTATGGCTGTGCCTGCACCGGCAACCCTGGAGATTCTAAGGGCAGGCAATCTTTTGTCATACGGCTCTGGAAACCGTGAACTACTCACACCTACAGGCGCTGCGTTGTTGTCCTATTTTGCAAAGCCGATCGATAACCTTCCCAAAGGCAAGGTCCTTTCAGTAGGCTACGGAGCCGGGGATGCAGACACAGAAGACCCCAACGTGCTGCGCAGCATGCTCGTGGAAGTCGCTGACGTGCTGACAAAGGACCAGATAGAGGTACTGGAAACCAATGTGGACGATGTAACCGGTGAGGTTCTGGGGAACCTGTTTGACAAACTACTTGCCGCAGGTGCAAGGGATGTTGCCATCACACCCACAATAATGAAAAAGGGCAGGTCTGGACATATCATCAAGGTCATAACAAAATCACAGAACAGTGAACGGGTTGCAAGGGAAATCATGAAAGAGACCGGCACTTTAGGTATTCGTGTGATTCCTACAGTCCATCGTTTTGTTGCTGACCGCAGGATGGATAAGGTAAGCATTCAGCTTAAAAGTGAGGATTTTACGGTTGCTGTGAAGATCGCGCAGGACAAGACAGGTGAAATATTGCATATCTCTGCTGAGTATGAGGACTGCCGTAAGGTTGCTGATAAGATTGGTCTGCCACTGAAAGAAGTTATCAGACGGGTTGAGGAAGAAGCCTGGGGGAAGTTTGAGTAG
- a CDS encoding aldo/keto reductase yields the protein MLYRQMPKNGDELSILGFGCMRLASKEDGSIDEERATRQVRDAIDQGVNYVDTAWPYHMGASESFVGRALADGYREKVKIATKLPSWLIEKREDMDKFLNAQLEKLNTDHIDYYLVHALVGDLWDSVEKLGVLDFLDKAKADGRIINAGFSFHGASEDFNCIVDAYDWDFCQIQYNYLDEKNQAGKAGLEYAASKGLGVIIMEPLRGGNLTKNVPSAVNDIWNEAPTKRTPAEWALRWIWNHPEATVILSGMSEEEHIEENLRIAEDAFQDSLTEGELKLVKRVESKYRELMKVGCTSCQYCMPCPAGVNIPLCFEHYNNLALVDNLEGERFMYAARLGGAVGLGKPEFASLCIQCGECLEKCPQHIDIPTVLGSVVEELEGSDIEQRAAMARKMFKQV from the coding sequence ATGTTATACAGACAAATGCCAAAGAACGGAGACGAGCTTTCAATACTTGGATTCGGATGCATGCGCCTCGCCTCAAAGGAAGACGGTAGTATTGATGAAGAAAGAGCCACCAGACAAGTACGCGATGCAATAGACCAGGGAGTTAACTATGTTGATACTGCATGGCCCTATCACATGGGAGCAAGCGAGTCTTTCGTAGGTCGAGCCCTTGCCGACGGATACCGTGAAAAAGTAAAAATTGCAACAAAACTTCCTTCATGGCTTATAGAGAAGCGTGAGGATATGGATAAGTTTCTGAATGCCCAGCTGGAAAAACTGAACACTGATCATATCGACTATTATCTTGTACATGCTCTTGTTGGAGACCTGTGGGATAGTGTTGAGAAACTGGGTGTGCTTGATTTCCTTGATAAGGCCAAAGCTGACGGCCGTATTATCAATGCTGGTTTCTCCTTCCACGGAGCAAGCGAGGATTTCAACTGCATAGTAGACGCTTACGACTGGGACTTCTGTCAGATCCAGTACAACTATCTGGACGAAAAGAATCAGGCAGGCAAAGCCGGACTAGAATATGCAGCTTCAAAAGGTCTTGGTGTTATCATAATGGAACCTCTGCGTGGAGGAAACCTTACCAAGAACGTGCCTTCGGCTGTAAATGATATCTGGAACGAGGCTCCGACAAAGAGAACTCCTGCTGAATGGGCTCTCCGCTGGATATGGAACCATCCGGAGGCCACAGTGATCCTTTCCGGCATGAGCGAGGAAGAACACATCGAAGAGAACCTCAGGATTGCAGAAGATGCATTCCAGGATTCGCTTACAGAAGGTGAACTGAAACTGGTTAAAAGAGTAGAAAGCAAGTATCGTGAACTGATGAAAGTGGGCTGTACCAGCTGCCAGTACTGCATGCCATGCCCGGCAGGCGTGAATATTCCGCTCTGTTTTGAGCATTATAACAATCTGGCCCTGGTTGACAATCTTGAAGGGGAACGGTTTATGTATGCTGCAAGGTTGGGCGGGGCTGTTGGTCTAGGTAAACCTGAGTTTGCATCTCTGTGTATCCAGTGTGGTGAGTGTCTTGAGAAATGTCCTCAGCACATTGATATACCAACTGTCCTTGGTTCCGTTGTCGAAGAACTGGAAGGGTCTGACATAGAACAGAGAGCTGCCATGGCAAGGAAGATGTTCAAGCAGGTATAA
- a CDS encoding DUF2111 domain-containing protein, translating into MCDEESNSVICLKICPDSTADDLEPIAIAVHTLLGIPITIRSLNFRGIRMERGLIIDREYTGPILEEVIRTNSMIRTVPKDGVYRGKSVVVTPIRTIQGEAIGAIGVVDLVAALDILSMFREYPGIVDEVEESRRKMK; encoded by the coding sequence ATGTGCGATGAAGAATCTAACAGTGTCATTTGCCTGAAAATATGCCCTGATTCCACGGCTGACGACCTGGAACCGATAGCAATTGCAGTGCATACTCTTCTAGGGATTCCAATAACTATTCGCAGTCTCAATTTCAGGGGAATTCGAATGGAGCGGGGCTTGATAATTGACCGGGAATACACAGGTCCGATTCTGGAAGAGGTTATCCGGACGAACAGCATGATCAGGACTGTGCCCAAAGACGGTGTATACAGGGGAAAGTCAGTTGTAGTTACTCCTATAAGGACTATTCAGGGAGAAGCCATTGGCGCAATAGGTGTTGTGGACCTTGTAGCAGCTCTTGACATACTTTCTATGTTCAGAGAATACCCTGGGATAGTTGATGAAGTGGAAGAATCAAGAAGAAAAATGAAGTGA
- the trxB gene encoding thioredoxin-disulfide reductase has product MHDLIIIGGGPAGLTAAIYAVRYGLDTIVLEKNVVPGQISTADRVENYPGFSSISGMELMQKFKEHAENTGVNVEVTGVKTVRDEVDRKVVVTDDGELEALAVIVATGANPRHLGVPGEDEFLTKGVSYCATCDGPFYGGLEVIVVGGGESAVTDALILSDIASKVYVVHRRDELRACSILQKRVFDKENITFIWDTVVEEIKGKELVEKVILKNVKTDETTEMNIDGIFIYVGIDPNTSMVDVKKIDAGFIETDERMESSVSGIFAAGDCRRTSMWQVVTAVSDGAVAAISAHEYITSAKFDRS; this is encoded by the coding sequence ATGCACGATCTTATTATCATAGGAGGGGGTCCTGCAGGACTAACTGCAGCTATATATGCTGTCCGGTATGGTCTTGATACAATTGTACTTGAAAAGAACGTAGTTCCAGGCCAGATATCCACAGCTGACAGGGTAGAGAACTATCCGGGTTTTTCCTCGATATCAGGGATGGAACTGATGCAGAAATTCAAGGAACATGCAGAAAACACAGGAGTGAATGTAGAGGTCACTGGTGTGAAGACAGTCAGGGATGAAGTTGACCGGAAAGTTGTCGTAACAGATGATGGCGAACTTGAAGCTCTTGCAGTGATAGTTGCAACCGGTGCAAATCCAAGACATCTTGGAGTTCCCGGTGAGGACGAATTTCTGACAAAAGGAGTTTCATATTGTGCTACATGCGATGGTCCATTCTACGGAGGTCTGGAAGTGATTGTAGTCGGTGGCGGTGAATCTGCTGTTACAGATGCTCTCATTCTTTCGGATATTGCAAGTAAAGTTTATGTGGTCCACAGGCGCGATGAGCTAAGGGCATGTTCCATACTTCAGAAAAGGGTATTTGACAAAGAGAATATAACTTTCATATGGGACACTGTAGTAGAGGAAATAAAAGGCAAGGAACTCGTTGAAAAGGTTATCCTGAAAAATGTAAAGACGGATGAAACGACTGAAATGAACATTGATGGTATTTTCATTTATGTGGGTATCGATCCCAATACATCAATGGTGGATGTTAAGAAGATAGATGCAGGTTTTATTGAGACTGATGAGCGGATGGAGAGTTCTGTTAGTGGGATATTTGCTGCAGGTGATTGCCGGCGAACTTCAATGTGGCAGGTTGTCACAGCTGTTTCAGATGGTGCTGTAGCAGCCATATCTGCTCACGAATATATTACATCTGCAAAATTTGATAGATCATAA
- a CDS encoding 4Fe-4S binding protein codes for MKIKINISSDIITKPIMAESILETGVLLNISQAHFDRSCGEVVADVDEDKFDQMCKSLTSKGAKVTKLNVPIKWDENECVECGACMSVCPTKVFSMDDAFSLLVDESKCIQCGTCVDMCPHNALSLGNNR; via the coding sequence GTGAAGATCAAGATCAATATTTCAAGTGATATAATCACAAAGCCCATTATGGCAGAGTCGATACTTGAGACAGGAGTCCTGCTGAACATCTCCCAGGCACATTTTGACCGTTCTTGCGGTGAGGTCGTCGCTGATGTGGATGAAGACAAATTTGACCAAATGTGCAAATCATTGACCAGCAAAGGGGCTAAGGTCACAAAATTGAATGTTCCTATCAAGTGGGACGAAAATGAATGTGTGGAATGCGGTGCATGCATGTCCGTATGCCCGACCAAAGTATTCTCAATGGATGATGCGTTCAGTTTACTTGTGGACGAATCAAAATGTATCCAGTGCGGAACCTGTGTTGATATGTGTCCTCACAATGCACTGTCACTTGGAAACAACAGGTGA
- a CDS encoding UPF0280 family protein → MKEYFRLKETIVTIQADTSSHIEVAREAIRVHRRELESYISSDQFFQSTLEAYDLDDDFPEVVRRMVEAGNAMGIGPMSAVAGTISALAVEAMVNAGASFAMVDNGGDIAITNDRPVLMGIYAGNSPLKDLGFVIEPRDSITGVCTSSGSVGPSISFGMADAAVVFSDNVSLADSAATALGNNTEVGKEAVELSFDAVKNVTGIKGAIVIQGEYMGFWGDVPEIQRADVRYECITKG, encoded by the coding sequence ATGAAAGAATATTTCAGGTTGAAAGAAACCATTGTAACGATTCAGGCCGACACTTCCTCTCACATAGAGGTAGCTCGTGAAGCCATAAGGGTGCATCGCAGGGAGTTGGAATCGTATATTTCTTCAGACCAGTTCTTCCAGAGTACTCTGGAAGCATATGACCTGGATGATGATTTTCCCGAAGTTGTGAGGAGAATGGTTGAAGCCGGAAACGCAATGGGTATAGGTCCCATGAGTGCCGTTGCCGGTACTATCTCTGCCCTTGCAGTTGAAGCTATGGTAAATGCAGGTGCAAGTTTTGCAATGGTGGATAATGGCGGGGATATAGCTATCACCAATGACCGTCCGGTGCTAATGGGTATTTATGCCGGTAATTCTCCTTTGAAAGACCTCGGTTTTGTAATCGAGCCCCGGGATTCCATAACAGGTGTGTGCACTTCTTCAGGTAGTGTCGGTCCTTCTATAAGTTTTGGGATGGCTGATGCAGCCGTTGTTTTCTCCGATAATGTCTCGTTGGCAGATTCGGCAGCCACAGCTCTTGGAAATAACACAGAGGTTGGAAAAGAAGCTGTTGAGCTTTCATTTGATGCGGTGAAAAATGTTACAGGAATAAAAGGTGCTATTGTTATTCAGGGGGAGTATATGGGATTCTGGGGTGATGTGCCTGAGATTCAAAGAGCTGATGTCAGATATGAGTGTATCACAAAAGGCTAA
- the larB gene encoding nickel pincer cofactor biosynthesis protein LarB, with protein MDIKSVLYKLKNNELDLETAESDIRSMGYVPVTDIAKIDIFRKHRTGIMEAILAEGKDPHDVVEIAKAQVGATGRVLITRLSDSHREVLRSSFKPEELEWNLHSTAAVVHNGTPAPRTGGVVAIITAGTADIDAAEEARMVASEMGCDTIAIYDVGVAGFHRLIGEMQTLQENKPDSIVVAAGREGTLPTVVSGLVDVPVIGLPVSTGYGAGAKGEAALLSMLQSCSVLSVVNIDAGFVAGAFAARIANRVAEARNSTVEK; from the coding sequence ATGGATATCAAAAGCGTACTATACAAGCTGAAAAATAATGAGCTGGATCTCGAAACTGCAGAATCCGACATCCGTTCTATGGGTTACGTTCCTGTCACAGATATCGCCAAGATCGATATCTTCCGTAAACATCGTACAGGTATAATGGAAGCTATACTTGCAGAGGGTAAGGACCCTCATGATGTTGTGGAAATAGCAAAGGCGCAGGTTGGTGCAACAGGAAGAGTGCTTATTACAAGGCTCAGTGATAGTCACAGGGAAGTGCTTAGATCCAGTTTCAAGCCTGAAGAACTTGAATGGAACTTGCATTCAACTGCTGCAGTGGTCCACAATGGTACACCTGCACCAAGAACAGGTGGCGTTGTTGCGATAATCACCGCCGGCACTGCTGATATCGATGCTGCGGAGGAAGCCAGAATGGTGGCATCTGAGATGGGGTGTGACACCATTGCTATTTATGATGTCGGAGTTGCGGGATTCCACCGGCTCATCGGTGAAATGCAGACATTGCAGGAAAATAAACCGGATTCCATTGTTGTGGCTGCAGGAAGGGAAGGCACTCTGCCAACAGTTGTATCGGGTCTTGTTGATGTTCCTGTTATAGGGCTGCCTGTATCCACCGGATATGGTGCTGGTGCAAAGGGTGAGGCTGCCCTGCTCTCTATGCTACAATCATGTTCCGTACTCTCTGTTGTGAACATCGATGCAGGATTTGTTGCCGGTGCTTTTGCCGCAAGGATAGCTAACAGGGTTGCTGAAGCAAGAAACAGCACCGTTGAAAAATAA
- a CDS encoding RIO1 family regulatory kinase/ATPase gives MIDDVVKLFKKMDSKDLRILTGIEIGMRDFEWVPVEELMKFTRLPYSSLVYKMKALIRNNMVIGTNQPYEGYQIYFDGYDTLALNALVKRGTISAIGDEIGVGKESVVHEAVKEPELGLGEPRGVILKFHREGRTSFKNVKRLRSHLEGKEHFSWIYAARLAAKREAEIIRKLYPDVSVPELIDNNRHALVMDVAKGTLLYRTKLAEPQWFLDEIIRQVGIVYEKGYIHSDLSEYNIFVIEGGVQFIDWPQCVEISHLHADELLERDVSNVLKHFKRKYNIKMDLSEVISHIKDGQES, from the coding sequence ATGATAGACGATGTTGTGAAGTTATTCAAGAAAATGGATAGCAAGGATCTGCGCATACTCACCGGTATTGAGATAGGCATGAGGGACTTTGAATGGGTGCCGGTGGAGGAGTTAATGAAGTTCACTCGCTTGCCGTATTCTTCTCTTGTGTATAAGATGAAAGCTCTTATAAGGAACAATATGGTTATCGGGACCAACCAGCCATATGAAGGTTATCAGATATACTTCGATGGTTATGATACACTTGCTCTTAATGCTCTTGTGAAGAGGGGAACCATTAGTGCCATTGGTGATGAGATAGGTGTTGGTAAGGAATCTGTGGTTCATGAAGCTGTGAAGGAACCTGAGCTTGGTCTGGGAGAGCCTCGGGGTGTTATCCTGAAATTCCACAGGGAAGGACGGACCAGTTTTAAGAATGTCAAAAGATTACGTTCTCATCTTGAGGGCAAGGAACATTTCTCATGGATATATGCTGCAAGACTTGCTGCAAAAAGAGAGGCAGAGATTATCAGGAAACTATATCCTGATGTTTCAGTTCCAGAGTTAATTGACAATAATCGCCATGCTCTTGTCATGGATGTTGCAAAAGGGACTCTTCTGTACAGGACAAAACTTGCAGAACCGCAATGGTTCCTTGACGAGATCATCAGGCAGGTAGGCATAGTTTATGAAAAAGGTTACATTCATTCTGACCTTAGCGAGTACAACATCTTCGTTATCGAGGGTGGAGTGCAATTCATCGACTGGCCTCAGTGCGTGGAAATAAGCCATCTTCATGCGGATGAGTTGCTTGAAAGGGATGTATCCAACGTGCTCAAACACTTCAAGCGCAAATACAACATCAAAATGGATTTGAGCGAGGTTATATCGCATATAAAAGATGGTCAGGAGTCATAA
- a CDS encoding AIM24 family protein, with amino-acid sequence MSRYSIDEFVRSTGQKDLGQGKFELERDRMLEVNLSGRIWMKRGAMVAYRGDVKFTREGVLEHGLGKFMKKAVTGEGVSLTKAEGNGKVYLADSGKKISILNLNNESIYVNGNDLLAFEESINWDIKMMKKIGGMMAGGLFNVKLEGTGMVAITTHYDPLTLMVTNDQPVFTDPNATVAWSGNLIPDIKTDISLKTFVGRSSGESVQMAFKGEGFVVIQPYEEVPYVAPVA; translated from the coding sequence ATTTCAAGATATTCTATTGATGAATTTGTAAGAAGCACAGGTCAAAAAGACCTTGGACAGGGTAAATTCGAGCTTGAACGTGACAGGATGCTGGAAGTAAACCTGAGCGGAAGAATATGGATGAAAAGAGGAGCAATGGTTGCATACCGTGGGGATGTGAAATTCACAAGGGAAGGAGTGCTTGAACACGGCCTTGGAAAATTCATGAAAAAAGCCGTGACCGGAGAAGGAGTTTCCCTTACAAAAGCAGAAGGCAACGGAAAGGTATACCTGGCAGATAGTGGAAAGAAGATATCCATACTGAACCTGAACAACGAGTCAATATACGTAAATGGTAATGACCTACTTGCTTTTGAAGAGAGCATCAACTGGGATATCAAAATGATGAAAAAGATAGGGGGCATGATGGCAGGCGGACTTTTCAACGTTAAACTGGAAGGTACCGGAATGGTGGCTATTACAACCCACTATGATCCTCTGACCCTCATGGTAACAAATGACCAACCAGTATTCACTGATCCAAACGCAACTGTTGCATGGTCTGGAAACCTGATACCAGATATTAAAACAGATATTTCCCTGAAGACCTTTGTGGGCAGGTCAAGCGGTGAAAGTGTACAAATGGCATTTAAGGGAGAAGGTTTTGTTGTGATACAGCCATATGAAGAAGTACCTTATGTCGCTCCGGTGGCATAA